One Oscillatoria salina IIICB1 genomic region harbors:
- a CDS encoding ExbD/TolR family protein, protein MTQVTSKKRKSRPNKAASTRPLRLWLDASNTEDVRIEIMPLIDVVFCILTFFILASVGFSRQQAISLDLPQAKTGTPQVREMLIVTIDDFGQIYVEKQPVANQNQLSQQIKSYYSANPSGQVVLYAAKKASYNEVMQVLDILREVGGDRVALATLPGNSSQPTESPDSLPTQTSPQLTPETNIPPLTPLPGSPPPVPGATNPLAPGSTTLPQNNNPLAPGSTTLPQNNNLLAPSNTNIDPLQGNFPITPKPQPTTVTPSGGE, encoded by the coding sequence ATGACTCAAGTAACCTCGAAAAAAAGAAAATCTCGCCCTAACAAAGCAGCATCGACTCGTCCTTTACGCTTATGGTTAGATGCTTCTAATACTGAAGACGTACGGATCGAAATCATGCCTTTGATCGATGTTGTCTTTTGTATCTTGACCTTCTTTATTTTGGCATCGGTAGGATTTTCTCGCCAACAAGCCATCAGCCTTGATTTACCTCAAGCTAAAACTGGTACGCCCCAAGTGCGAGAAATGTTAATCGTTACTATAGATGATTTCGGACAAATATATGTAGAAAAACAGCCTGTCGCGAATCAAAATCAATTATCTCAACAAATAAAAAGTTATTACAGTGCAAATCCTAGCGGACAAGTTGTACTTTATGCAGCTAAAAAAGCTAGTTACAACGAAGTCATGCAAGTATTAGACATTCTCAGAGAAGTTGGCGGCGATCGCGTCGCCCTTGCTACTCTCCCTGGTAATTCTTCTCAACCTACTGAAAGCCCTGATTCCCTGCCCACTCAAACATCCCCTCAGTTGACCCCAGAAACGAATATACCGCCCCTAACTCCCTTACCAGGAAGTCCCCCCCCAGTACCGGGGGCAACTAACCCTCTCGCCCCTGGTAGCACCACTCTACCGCAAAATAATAACCCTCTCGCCCCCGGTAGCACTACCTTACCGCAAAATAATAATCTCCTCGCACCCAGTAACACGAATATAGATCCCCTCCAGGGTAATTTTCCCATTACACCCAAACCTCAGCCAACCACCGTCACTCCCAGTGGAGGTGAATAA
- a CDS encoding MotA/TolQ/ExbB proton channel family protein codes for MTFEDIMTKGGIAMWPLLVLSVLALGTILDRIWYWLRFSLREKRILNTVLDAAYRNWDVAREISQDYLYHPIGRFLYAPLRLQNPEPEVLHLALEAAADDELALMRRGDKVLEAIIAISPLLGLLGTVLGLINSLGSIQISELGTTEGVTQGIGEALISTAAGIIVALVSLTFYRIFQAFWFNQVRVLRRAGSELEVIYRQKLQRDYEYGELQDNPTEIMTSRDRSEILGDRKPKRRKPKKAKIESVSTAENSTPDRLTANLENSENPDNYNQNQ; via the coding sequence GTGACTTTTGAAGACATCATGACTAAAGGCGGGATCGCCATGTGGCCCCTGCTGGTACTATCAGTGTTAGCATTGGGGACAATTCTCGATCGCATTTGGTATTGGTTGCGATTTTCCCTCCGAGAAAAGCGTATCCTTAACACCGTCTTAGATGCAGCTTATCGTAACTGGGATGTAGCTAGAGAAATTTCCCAAGATTACCTTTATCATCCCATCGGTCGGTTTCTTTATGCTCCTTTGCGACTGCAAAATCCCGAACCAGAAGTGTTACATTTAGCCTTAGAAGCCGCAGCCGATGATGAATTAGCCTTGATGCGACGCGGAGATAAAGTCTTAGAAGCGATTATTGCGATTTCTCCTCTACTCGGTTTATTGGGAACTGTGTTAGGTTTAATTAACTCCTTGGGTTCAATCCAGATCTCCGAGTTGGGAACGACTGAAGGCGTAACTCAAGGTATTGGCGAAGCCTTAATTTCCACCGCCGCAGGAATCATTGTCGCTCTTGTCAGTTTAACCTTTTATCGCATCTTTCAGGCATTTTGGTTTAACCAAGTCCGAGTTTTACGGAGGGCTGGAAGTGAGTTAGAAGTAATCTATCGGCAAAAATTACAGCGAGATTACGAATATGGAGAATTACAAGATAATCCTACCGAAATAATGACCTCGCGCGATCGCAGCGAGATTCTTGGCGATCGCAAACCGAAACGCCGGAAACCTAAGAAAGCTAAAATCGAATCTGTATCCACAGCCGAAAATTCCACTCCCGATCGCCTAACGGCTAACCTGGAAAATTCAGAAAATCCCGATAACTACAATCAAAATCAGTAG
- a CDS encoding serpin family protein yields MLKLKFGFKLFQEILQAEGDKNLFVSPTSVAIALSMLYNGAAGETQQMMAKKSFFY; encoded by the coding sequence ATGCTCAAACTTAAGTTTGGTTTTAAGCTATTTCAGGAAATTCTGCAAGCGGAAGGGGACAAAAATCTCTTTGTCTCACCTACCAGTGTAGCGATCGCACTTTCTATGTTATACAACGGTGCGGCTGGCGAAACGCAACAAATGATGGCAAAAAAGTCTTTTTTTTATTAA